In a single window of the Streptomyces sp. NBC_00285 genome:
- a CDS encoding aldehyde dehydrogenase family protein, with product MVPDGGHYAVVDPATEETAGWAPEASRDQVHAACAAAREAFGPWSRTAPAERAAVLARAADIIRSRLVPYAELAQAETGATTGVARGMQVGVAAARFRRYAQVEPAEWAIPPQINEAGPMGKAAALGALAVRQPVGVVTCITSYNNPWANPAGKIAPALAMGNTVVVKPAPQDPLSVYRMVEALEAAGVPRGVVNVVSGRAVEVGEAAVDSPDVDMVSFTGSTAVGRRIGEVCGRAMKRQLMELGGKGAAVVFEDADLGSAVAGIGTTFSFYSGQICTAPTRVLAQRGIYDRLVDQLASYARRLKVGDPRESGTVVGPLISAAHRERVETYVELGRKEGAVAVAGGERPTLERGFYVAPTLLADCRPEMRVVREEIFGPVVTVVPFDDEEEGIALANDSEYGLIDYVWSADVARAFRVARRLRAGGVGVNTVGRNMEAPFGGFRSSGVGRDCGSYALHAYSEVQSIVWPG from the coding sequence GTGGTGCCGGACGGCGGGCACTACGCGGTGGTCGACCCGGCCACCGAGGAGACCGCCGGGTGGGCTCCGGAGGCCTCGCGGGATCAGGTGCACGCGGCCTGCGCCGCGGCCCGCGAGGCCTTCGGACCGTGGTCGCGCACGGCACCGGCGGAACGGGCGGCGGTACTCGCCCGGGCCGCGGACATCATCCGCTCCCGCCTCGTGCCCTACGCCGAACTCGCCCAGGCCGAGACCGGGGCGACCACGGGCGTGGCCCGGGGGATGCAGGTCGGCGTCGCCGCCGCCCGCTTCCGGCGGTACGCGCAGGTCGAGCCCGCGGAGTGGGCGATCCCGCCGCAGATCAACGAGGCCGGGCCGATGGGAAAGGCCGCGGCACTGGGCGCACTGGCGGTCCGCCAGCCCGTCGGGGTCGTCACCTGCATCACCTCGTACAACAACCCCTGGGCGAACCCCGCCGGGAAGATCGCCCCGGCGCTCGCCATGGGCAACACCGTCGTCGTGAAGCCCGCCCCGCAGGACCCCCTGTCCGTGTACCGCATGGTGGAGGCACTGGAGGCAGCCGGTGTGCCGCGCGGTGTCGTGAACGTGGTGAGCGGCCGTGCCGTGGAGGTCGGCGAGGCGGCCGTCGACTCGCCCGACGTCGACATGGTCAGTTTCACCGGCTCCACGGCGGTTGGCCGGCGCATCGGCGAGGTGTGCGGGCGTGCCATGAAACGGCAGTTGATGGAGCTGGGCGGGAAGGGCGCGGCGGTCGTCTTCGAGGACGCCGACCTCGGATCGGCCGTCGCCGGGATCGGGACCACGTTCTCCTTCTACAGCGGGCAGATCTGCACAGCACCGACCAGGGTGCTGGCACAGCGCGGGATCTACGACCGGCTGGTCGACCAACTCGCCTCGTACGCACGTCGGTTGAAGGTCGGAGATCCACGCGAGTCCGGCACGGTCGTCGGACCGCTGATCTCGGCCGCACACCGGGAGCGGGTGGAGACGTACGTCGAACTCGGCCGCAAGGAAGGCGCGGTGGCCGTCGCCGGCGGTGAACGGCCCACGCTGGAGCGGGGTTTCTACGTCGCCCCGACCCTCCTCGCCGACTGCCGTCCCGAGATGAGGGTCGTCCGCGAGGAGATCTTCGGTCCCGTGGTGACGGTGGTGCCGTTCGACGACGAGGAGGAGGGCATCGCCCTCGCCAACGACAGCGAGTACGGCCTGATCGACTACGTCTGGTCGGCGGACGTGGCCCGCGCCTTCCGCGTGGCACGCCGGCTCCGGGCCGGAGGTGTCGGGGTCAACACGGTCGGCCGCAACATGGAGGCGCCGTTCGGCGGTTTCCGCAGCAGCGGGGTGGGACGGGACTGCGGGTCGTACGCCCTGCACGCGTACAGCGAGGTGCAGTCGATCGTCTGGCCGGGGTGA
- a CDS encoding LLM class flavin-dependent oxidoreductase — MEFGLFVQGYVGKRAETDPLAEHKALMEETEYVIQADRSGFKYAWASEHHFLEEYSHLSANDVFLGYLAHATDRIHLGSGIFNPLAQVNHPVKVAEKVAMLDHLTENRFEFGSGRGAGSHEILGFIPGVTDMNYTKEIWEETIAEFPKMWLQDEYVGFQGKHWQLPPRKILPKPYGKSHPAMWYAAGSPPSYAMAARKGLGVLGFSVQKVSDMEWVLEQYKTAVVDAEPIGDFVNDNVMVTTTAICAPTHDEAIQVAVSGGLHYLPSLVFRYHDTFPRPEGFPVWPETLPEYNAEFVELLIEEELLICGDPDEVVRQCKRWEQAGADQLSFGLPVGVPKEETLQTIRLIGEHVIPKIDTDPVHRTTRFRESA; from the coding sequence TTGGAATTCGGGCTCTTTGTACAGGGATACGTGGGCAAGCGTGCCGAGACCGACCCGCTGGCCGAGCACAAGGCGCTGATGGAGGAGACGGAGTACGTCATCCAGGCGGACCGGTCCGGCTTCAAGTACGCCTGGGCGTCCGAGCACCACTTCCTGGAGGAGTACTCGCACCTCTCCGCCAACGACGTCTTCCTCGGCTACCTCGCGCACGCCACCGACCGGATCCACCTCGGCTCCGGCATCTTCAACCCGCTCGCCCAGGTCAACCACCCGGTGAAGGTCGCCGAGAAGGTGGCCATGCTCGACCATCTCACCGAGAACCGCTTCGAGTTCGGCAGCGGGCGCGGGGCCGGATCGCACGAGATCCTCGGGTTCATACCGGGTGTGACCGACATGAACTACACGAAGGAGATCTGGGAGGAGACCATCGCGGAGTTCCCCAAGATGTGGCTCCAGGACGAGTACGTCGGCTTCCAGGGCAAGCACTGGCAGCTCCCGCCGCGCAAGATCCTGCCCAAGCCGTACGGGAAGTCGCACCCCGCGATGTGGTACGCCGCCGGCTCGCCGCCCTCGTACGCCATGGCCGCGCGCAAGGGGCTCGGCGTGCTCGGCTTCAGCGTCCAGAAGGTCTCCGACATGGAGTGGGTCCTGGAGCAGTACAAGACGGCGGTCGTGGACGCCGAGCCGATCGGGGACTTCGTCAACGACAACGTCATGGTGACGACGACCGCGATCTGCGCGCCCACGCACGACGAGGCGATCCAGGTCGCCGTGAGCGGCGGACTGCACTACCTGCCGTCGCTGGTCTTCCGGTACCACGACACCTTCCCGCGCCCCGAGGGCTTCCCCGTGTGGCCCGAGACCCTGCCCGAGTACAACGCCGAGTTCGTCGAGCTCCTCATCGAGGAGGAGCTGCTGATCTGCGGGGACCCGGACGAAGTGGTCCGCCAGTGCAAGCGGTGGGAGCAGGCGGGGGCGGACCAGCTGAGCTTCGGACTGCCGGTGGGTGTGCCGAAGGAGGAGACGCTCCAGACCATCCGGCTCATCGGCGAGCACGTGATCCCGAAGATCGACACGGATCCGGTGCACCGGACCACACGGTTCCGCGAATCTGCCTAG
- a CDS encoding LLM class F420-dependent oxidoreductase: MTEYGIQLPVQSQSTIYAEPWEAGAGPGDLAEVARAADRAGFAYVAACDHVAIPRRLAAAMSTVWYDPVATLAFLAGVTERVRLLSHVAVVGLRHPLLTAKQYATLDHLSGGRLILGVGAGHVQEEFEALGVDFAGRGAVLDESVDALRSALGPDEFPEHHGKLYDFQDLGQRPRPAQSRVPVWVGGSSPAAVRRAALKGDGWLPQGDPRDRLPAQIDRIRRLRAEAGLDGPFTVGAIAEPLYVGTPAWDVGRRTLSGPPEELAESLRAYPAMGVDQLQVRFRSRELSELTDQMAAFGAGIAPHL; this comes from the coding sequence GTGACCGAGTACGGCATCCAGTTGCCCGTCCAGTCGCAGAGCACGATCTACGCGGAGCCCTGGGAGGCCGGTGCCGGGCCCGGCGACCTCGCCGAGGTGGCCCGGGCCGCCGACCGCGCGGGTTTCGCGTACGTCGCCGCCTGCGACCACGTGGCGATCCCGCGCCGCCTCGCAGCAGCGATGAGCACCGTCTGGTACGACCCGGTCGCCACCCTCGCCTTCCTGGCGGGCGTGACCGAACGGGTGCGGCTGCTCAGCCATGTGGCCGTCGTGGGGCTGCGGCACCCGCTGCTCACCGCCAAGCAGTACGCCACCCTCGACCACCTGAGCGGCGGGCGGCTGATCCTCGGGGTCGGCGCCGGGCACGTGCAGGAGGAGTTCGAGGCGCTCGGCGTCGACTTCGCGGGGCGCGGAGCCGTCCTCGACGAGTCGGTCGACGCCCTGCGAAGCGCCCTCGGGCCGGACGAGTTCCCCGAACACCACGGCAAGCTCTACGACTTCCAGGACCTCGGCCAGCGTCCTCGCCCCGCCCAGTCCCGCGTCCCGGTGTGGGTCGGCGGCTCCTCCCCGGCCGCCGTACGCCGGGCCGCCCTCAAGGGCGACGGCTGGCTGCCGCAGGGCGACCCCCGGGACCGGCTGCCCGCGCAGATCGACCGGATACGGCGGCTGCGGGCGGAGGCGGGCCTCGACGGACCGTTCACCGTCGGGGCCATCGCCGAGCCGCTGTACGTCGGCACGCCCGCGTGGGACGTGGGCCGCCGGACGCTGAGCGGGCCGCCCGAGGAGCTCGCCGAGTCGCTGCGCGCCTACCCCGCGATGGGCGTGGACCAGCTCCAGGTGCGCTTCCGCAGCCGCGAGCTCAGTGAACTCACCGACCAGATGGCGGCGTTCGGCGCCGGCATCGCCCCCCACCTCTGA
- a CDS encoding DUF3455 domain-containing protein encodes MKLTKRIALTAAGLAAATALLGATTGYATPSDPAPRPVKAPAALKVPDGNKLTGVYPARGVQTYTCTDGAWKLLEPAATLSDKRGRTVALHSRGPVWVSTVDGSAVNAAAIANSPKTGTIPELLLQATATRGTGVFGGVSYIQRLNTTGGVAPTTACTGTDQVGVQYTATYAFYKPAK; translated from the coding sequence TTGAAGCTCACCAAGCGCATAGCCCTGACCGCCGCGGGCCTCGCCGCCGCGACCGCCCTGCTGGGCGCGACCACCGGTTACGCCACCCCCTCGGACCCCGCGCCCAGGCCCGTGAAGGCCCCCGCGGCACTCAAGGTGCCCGACGGCAACAAGCTGACCGGCGTGTACCCGGCCCGGGGCGTGCAGACCTACACGTGCACCGACGGCGCGTGGAAGCTCCTGGAGCCGGCCGCCACCCTGTCGGACAAGAGAGGCCGCACGGTCGCCCTCCACTCCCGCGGCCCCGTCTGGGTCTCCACGGTGGACGGCAGCGCGGTGAACGCCGCGGCGATCGCCAACTCCCCCAAGACCGGCACCATCCCCGAGCTCCTCCTCCAGGCCACCGCCACCCGCGGCACGGGTGTCTTCGGCGGCGTCTCCTACATCCAGCGCCTGAACACCACCGGCGGTGTCGCCCCCACCACGGCGTGCACGGGCACGGACCAGGTCGGCGTCCAGTACACGGCCACGTACGCGTTCTACAAGCCGGCCAAGTGA
- a CDS encoding N-acyl-D-amino-acid deacylase family protein: protein MLDHVIKGATVVDGTGTPARTADVGVRDGRIAVVGRIDEEARTSEDATGLVLAPGFVDPHTHYDAQLFWDPYATPSLNHGVTTVAAGNCGFTLAPLNASRPDDADYTRRMMSKVEGMSLVALEEGAPWTWSSFGEYLDALDGRIAVNAGFMVGHCALRRHVMGAEAVGGQPSAEQLDAMLRLLHDAMDAGAWGFSTTQSSTHSDGDGKPVASRHALPAELLALSKAVGEHEGTQIEAIVAGCLDQFSDAEIDLLAEMSATAGRPLNWNVLTIDSAVPERVPRQLLASEQARKAGGRVVALTMPILTPMNMSLGTFCALNLIPGWGPVLALPVPERIEKLRDPDVQAELIRHSQAKEVGVFRRLTNFGRYVIGDTYSEANRGLSGRVVEDIAAERGQTPFGALVEICAADSLRTVLWPMPTDNDPASWAMRAEAWQHEDVLLGGSDAGAHLDRMCGAPYTTRFIGDCLRGRKLTSLEHAVKMLTDDPARLFGLRERGRIEEGFHADLVLFDPERIAAGPATLVHDLPGDSPRLDAKAIGIRAVWVNGVEAIRDDVVSGAVPGRVLRSGRDTRTVSTR, encoded by the coding sequence ATGCTCGACCACGTCATCAAAGGGGCGACCGTCGTCGACGGCACGGGCACCCCCGCCCGCACCGCCGACGTCGGTGTCCGGGACGGCCGTATCGCCGTCGTGGGCCGGATCGACGAAGAGGCCCGCACCAGCGAGGACGCCACCGGGCTCGTCCTCGCCCCCGGGTTCGTCGACCCGCACACCCACTACGACGCCCAGCTGTTCTGGGACCCGTACGCGACGCCCTCCCTCAACCACGGGGTGACGACCGTCGCCGCCGGCAACTGCGGCTTCACGCTGGCCCCTCTGAACGCGTCCCGCCCCGACGACGCCGACTACACCCGGCGGATGATGTCCAAGGTGGAGGGGATGTCACTGGTCGCCCTCGAAGAGGGGGCGCCCTGGACCTGGAGCTCGTTCGGCGAGTACCTGGACGCTCTCGACGGGCGGATCGCCGTCAACGCCGGTTTCATGGTGGGGCACTGCGCGCTGCGGCGGCACGTGATGGGAGCTGAGGCCGTCGGCGGACAGCCGTCCGCAGAGCAACTCGACGCCATGCTGCGGCTGTTGCACGACGCCATGGACGCCGGAGCCTGGGGTTTCTCCACCACCCAGTCGTCCACGCACTCCGACGGGGACGGCAAACCCGTCGCCTCCCGGCACGCCCTGCCCGCCGAACTCCTCGCGCTGTCCAAGGCCGTGGGGGAGCACGAGGGGACGCAGATCGAGGCGATCGTCGCCGGCTGCCTCGACCAGTTCAGCGACGCCGAGATCGACCTGCTCGCGGAGATGAGCGCCACGGCGGGACGGCCGTTGAACTGGAACGTGCTGACCATCGACTCGGCCGTCCCCGAGCGGGTCCCCCGGCAACTGCTGGCCAGCGAACAGGCCCGGAAGGCCGGCGGCCGGGTCGTCGCCCTCACCATGCCGATCCTCACCCCGATGAACATGTCCCTGGGGACCTTCTGCGCCCTGAACCTGATCCCCGGCTGGGGCCCGGTCCTCGCGCTGCCCGTCCCCGAACGCATCGAGAAACTGCGCGACCCGGACGTACAGGCCGAACTGATCCGCCACTCCCAGGCCAAGGAGGTGGGCGTCTTCCGGCGGCTGACCAACTTCGGGCGGTACGTCATCGGCGACACGTACAGCGAGGCGAACCGCGGGCTCAGCGGGCGGGTCGTGGAGGACATCGCGGCCGAACGCGGACAGACACCGTTCGGCGCGCTGGTCGAGATCTGTGCGGCCGACTCCCTGCGTACGGTCCTGTGGCCCATGCCCACCGACAACGACCCGGCGTCCTGGGCCATGCGCGCCGAGGCCTGGCAGCACGAGGACGTGCTCCTCGGCGGGTCCGACGCGGGCGCCCACCTGGACCGGATGTGCGGGGCGCCCTACACGACCCGCTTCATCGGCGACTGCCTGCGCGGAAGGAAACTGACGTCGCTGGAACACGCCGTGAAGATGCTCACGGACGACCCCGCCCGGCTCTTCGGGCTACGGGAGCGGGGGCGGATCGAGGAGGGCTTCCATGCGGACCTCGTGCTCTTCGACCCGGAACGGATCGCCGCGGGCCCGGCCACCCTGGTGCACGACCTGCCGGGTGACAGCCCACGGCTGGACGCCAAGGCCATCGGCATACGGGCCGTGTGGGTCAACGGCGTCGAGGCGATCCGGGACGACGTGGTGAGCGGGGCCGTTCCGGGCCGGGTACTGCGGTCGGGACGCGACACGCGGACGGTGAGCACGAGGTGA
- a CDS encoding haloacid dehalogenase type II, translating into MSEPEIDALVFDVLGTLVDEPAGIRAGIRELDPSLDDPGVEGLLALWQQHIDQEQRRMLDGGRPYLTSDVLDLEAARLVADAAGVDDPAAVAALAVSGRRLPPWPDTVAGLARLSERFPLIGLSNASRTALLGLNAHAGLRWHQALSAEDTRTYKPDPAVYQLAVTVSGRPPERLLMVAAHAWDLRGAQNVGLRTAYVARPVGDPPTSSDGFDLYADGLADLADQLDHSSGDVSSR; encoded by the coding sequence ATGTCAGAGCCAGAGATCGATGCCCTCGTGTTCGATGTGCTCGGCACGCTCGTCGATGAACCCGCCGGTATCCGCGCCGGCATTCGTGAACTCGACCCGTCGCTCGACGATCCCGGAGTCGAGGGGCTTTTGGCGCTGTGGCAGCAGCACATCGACCAGGAGCAACGTCGCATGCTCGACGGCGGCCGGCCCTACCTCACGAGCGACGTCCTCGACCTGGAAGCCGCCCGGCTCGTCGCCGATGCCGCCGGGGTCGACGACCCTGCCGCCGTAGCGGCGCTGGCCGTGTCAGGTCGCAGGCTCCCGCCGTGGCCTGACACCGTGGCAGGGCTCGCCCGGCTCTCCGAACGGTTCCCGCTGATCGGGCTCTCCAACGCGAGTCGGACGGCGCTGTTGGGACTCAACGCCCACGCCGGACTGCGCTGGCACCAGGCGCTCTCCGCCGAGGACACCCGGACCTACAAGCCGGACCCAGCGGTCTACCAGCTGGCCGTCACCGTTTCCGGACGACCGCCGGAGCGGCTTTTGATGGTCGCCGCCCACGCCTGGGACCTGCGCGGAGCACAGAACGTCGGTCTGCGCACCGCCTATGTCGCCCGCCCCGTCGGCGACCCGCCCACTTCCTCGGACGGGTTCGACCTGTACGCCGACGGTCTGGCCGACCTGGCCGACCAACTCGACCATTCCTCTGGTGATGTGTCCAGCCGGTGA
- a CDS encoding endonuclease/exonuclease/phosphatase family protein yields the protein MRVVTWNLWWRFGPWEERQKAILAVLRELRPDVVGLQEVWAAGGSGGENLAEWLAGELGLHWAWAPSPVSERWQRRIGDPDVEVGNAVLSRWPVLDQAVLRLPAPEDLDDGRLAFHTRLAGPSYDIPFFTTHLTSTPTASAIRCQQVTALAEFVATHRSGTDFPPVITGDFNAWPDSDEVRLFGGYKTAPAAPDQLFLDAWEYADPTAPSATWDPANPYVRVAPPVRIDYIHVGPPGATGLGHVLGVRRAGDGPVDGVWPSDHAAVVADLVSTRA from the coding sequence ATGCGCGTGGTGACCTGGAACCTGTGGTGGCGGTTCGGGCCGTGGGAGGAGCGCCAGAAGGCGATCCTGGCGGTGCTGCGGGAACTGCGGCCGGATGTGGTGGGCCTGCAGGAGGTGTGGGCGGCGGGCGGTTCGGGTGGCGAGAACCTCGCGGAGTGGCTGGCCGGCGAACTCGGGCTGCACTGGGCGTGGGCCCCCTCACCCGTCTCCGAGCGCTGGCAGCGCCGGATCGGCGACCCGGACGTGGAGGTCGGCAACGCGGTACTGAGCCGCTGGCCGGTGCTCGACCAGGCGGTTCTACGACTCCCGGCGCCCGAGGACCTGGACGACGGCCGCCTCGCCTTCCACACCCGGCTCGCGGGCCCGTCGTACGACATCCCCTTCTTCACCACTCACCTCACCTCGACCCCCACCGCCTCGGCGATCCGCTGCCAACAGGTCACCGCGCTGGCCGAGTTCGTGGCCACGCACCGCTCCGGCACCGACTTCCCGCCCGTCATCACCGGCGACTTCAACGCCTGGCCCGACTCCGACGAGGTCCGCCTCTTCGGCGGCTACAAGACGGCCCCGGCCGCACCGGACCAACTGTTCCTGGACGCCTGGGAGTACGCCGACCCTACGGCCCCCTCGGCGACCTGGGACCCGGCGAACCCGTACGTCCGCGTGGCCCCGCCGGTCCGCATCGACTACATCCACGTGGGGCCGCCGGGGGCGACGGGGCTGGGCCACGTCCTGGGCGTCCGGCGCGCGGGCGACGGCCCGGTTGACGGGGTCTGGCCCTCGGACCACGCGGCGGTGGTGGCGGACCTGGTGTCGACGCGGGCCTGA
- a CDS encoding helix-turn-helix domain-containing protein, which yields MAPRPAPTARRVRLATELRKLRERAGLTATEAAQLLGTSSGQLSNVESARFGVSPDRVRAMAAIYSCTNQPYVDALADMAAEKARGWWWDTYSEVLPSGLLALAELEHHATAVRTAFTAHIPGMLQTAEHAREIFSHAIPDPTPPEVEHRVSHRIKRQDFVFRDDPNPYRTVIHEAALHMRVGGRRVARDQLRHLIDMSLREHITLRVLPFDVGAFPGSGQSINYLCGPVPPLDTVQLDQFHGPVLLDAEAHLEKYRRLLDVVEAVALSPGKSRDLIHSIDHSL from the coding sequence ATGGCGCCCAGGCCCGCGCCGACGGCTCGACGTGTCCGGCTCGCGACTGAGCTGCGCAAACTCCGTGAACGGGCCGGTCTGACCGCAACCGAGGCCGCACAGCTGCTCGGTACGAGTTCGGGTCAACTCAGCAACGTCGAGTCAGCTCGGTTCGGCGTGAGCCCGGACCGCGTGCGGGCGATGGCCGCCATCTACTCGTGCACCAACCAGCCCTACGTCGACGCCCTCGCCGACATGGCGGCCGAAAAGGCACGCGGCTGGTGGTGGGACACCTACAGCGAGGTGTTGCCGTCGGGGCTGCTCGCTCTCGCCGAGTTGGAGCACCACGCCACCGCCGTCCGTACCGCCTTCACCGCCCACATCCCGGGCATGCTCCAGACCGCCGAACACGCCCGCGAGATCTTCAGCCACGCGATTCCGGACCCCACCCCACCAGAGGTCGAGCACCGCGTCTCACACCGGATCAAGCGCCAGGACTTCGTCTTCCGGGATGACCCGAACCCGTACAGGACGGTGATCCATGAAGCCGCGCTGCACATGCGGGTCGGCGGCCGGCGGGTGGCGCGGGACCAGCTCCGGCATCTGATCGACATGAGCTTGCGAGAGCACATCACCCTTCGCGTACTCCCCTTCGACGTCGGGGCGTTTCCCGGGTCGGGGCAGTCCATCAACTACCTGTGCGGTCCCGTACCACCGCTGGACACCGTGCAGTTGGACCAGTTCCACGGTCCGGTACTCCTCGACGCCGAGGCGCATCTGGAGAAGTACCGGCGTCTCCTGGACGTCGTGGAGGCCGTTGCTCTCAGCCCCGGCAAGTCCCGCGATCTGATCCACTCCATCGACCACAGTCTGTGA
- a CDS encoding DUF397 domain-containing protein has translation MTTNTWRKSSYCQEGEACVHISTDPDEVHLTDTDTDSDAARTVVTVSRAAFAALLKSL, from the coding sequence ATGACCACCAACACCTGGCGGAAGTCGTCCTACTGCCAAGAGGGCGAAGCTTGCGTCCACATATCCACCGACCCCGACGAAGTCCACCTCACGGACACCGACACCGACTCCGACGCCGCCCGAACCGTCGTCACCGTCAGCCGCGCCGCCTTCGCCGCCCTGCTGAAGTCGCTCTGA
- a CDS encoding SDR family NAD(P)-dependent oxidoreductase, whose translation MGKLDGRVVLVTGAARGQGEQEARLFRAEGAEVVVGDVLDEQGKALADEIGALYVHLDVSREEDWKRAAQAVVAEYGRVDGLVNNAGILRFNALLDTPLDEFMQIVNVNQVGCFLGIKTLAPVMSDGGTIVNTASYTGVTGMAGVGAYAASKHAILGLTRVAALELAPRGIRVNAMCPGAVDTAMSNPAVLDPSADGEEASRGLDRFYRKIVPLGRIGRPQEVAALALFLTADDSSYITGQPFVIDGGWLAGVSVI comes from the coding sequence ATGGGCAAGCTGGACGGACGTGTCGTCCTCGTCACCGGCGCGGCGCGCGGGCAGGGCGAACAGGAGGCCCGGCTGTTCCGGGCTGAGGGCGCCGAGGTCGTCGTAGGGGATGTGCTCGACGAGCAGGGCAAGGCGCTCGCCGACGAGATCGGGGCGCTGTACGTCCATCTCGACGTGAGCCGCGAGGAGGACTGGAAGCGGGCGGCCCAGGCCGTCGTGGCGGAGTACGGGCGGGTCGACGGGCTCGTCAACAACGCCGGGATCCTGCGCTTCAACGCCCTTCTCGACACCCCCCTCGACGAGTTCATGCAGATCGTGAACGTCAACCAGGTCGGCTGCTTCCTCGGCATCAAAACCCTGGCGCCGGTGATGTCCGACGGCGGCACGATCGTCAACACCGCCTCCTACACCGGGGTGACAGGGATGGCGGGCGTGGGCGCCTACGCGGCCTCCAAGCACGCGATCCTCGGGCTCACCCGGGTCGCCGCGCTGGAACTGGCGCCGCGCGGCATCCGGGTCAACGCCATGTGTCCGGGGGCCGTCGACACCGCGATGTCCAACCCGGCCGTCCTGGACCCGTCGGCGGACGGTGAGGAGGCGTCCCGGGGGCTCGACCGGTTCTACCGCAAGATCGTGCCGCTGGGCCGGATCGGGCGGCCGCAGGAGGTGGCGGCGCTGGCGCTGTTCCTGACCGCCGACGACTCGTCGTACATCACCGGGCAGCCGTTCGTGATCGACGGCGGCTGGCTCGCCGGGGTCTCCGTCATCTGA
- a CDS encoding nitroreductase/quinone reductase family protein — translation MPSNTERKYRIVTALQRRLNPLMRRLPLQAVLETTGRTSGLPRRTPVGGKRVGGSFWLVSEFGERSQYVRNIRADPRVRVRIHGRWHAGTAHPMPDDDIAVRLRSLPVMNSAAVRAVGAGQLTVRVDLDE, via the coding sequence ATGCCCAGCAATACCGAGCGCAAGTACCGGATCGTCACGGCCCTCCAGCGCCGCCTCAACCCGCTCATGCGCCGACTGCCCCTGCAGGCCGTGCTGGAGACCACCGGCCGCACCTCGGGCCTGCCCCGCCGGACCCCGGTGGGCGGCAAGCGTGTCGGCGGGTCCTTCTGGCTCGTCTCCGAGTTCGGGGAGCGCTCGCAGTACGTCCGCAACATCAGGGCCGATCCGCGGGTGCGGGTGCGGATCCACGGGCGGTGGCACGCCGGGACCGCCCATCCGATGCCGGACGACGACATCGCCGTACGGCTGCGCTCGCTGCCCGTGATGAACAGCGCGGCGGTACGGGCCGTCGGGGCGGGGCAGTTGACCGTACGGGTGGATCTGGACGAGTGA
- a CDS encoding DoxX family protein has product MFATYVTVTIVGAVFNGAAAVTYLIGHEYPKTQADMKGIPRKWVPVLGTLLAAGTLGLLAGLAVPLLGTLAATGLVLYFVGAIIAHLRVGSRDIVGGIVFLTTAAAILVLGLLDHGPW; this is encoded by the coding sequence GTGTTCGCCACGTACGTCACGGTCACCATCGTCGGCGCGGTCTTCAACGGCGCCGCAGCCGTCACTTACCTGATCGGCCACGAATACCCCAAGACCCAGGCGGACATGAAGGGCATACCCAGGAAGTGGGTCCCGGTACTGGGCACGCTGCTGGCGGCGGGCACCCTGGGCCTGCTGGCCGGCCTCGCCGTACCGCTCCTGGGAACCCTCGCCGCCACCGGCCTCGTGCTGTACTTCGTCGGCGCGATCATCGCCCACCTGCGTGTGGGCTCCCGCGACATCGTGGGTGGCATCGTGTTCCTGACCACTGCGGCGGCCATCCTGGTCCTGGGGCTGCTCGACCACGGCCCGTGGTGA